A part of Haloarchaeobius sp. HME9146 genomic DNA contains:
- a CDS encoding heavy metal translocating P-type ATPase, protein MPERTIQLEISGMSCANCSSTVQDAVSSLDGVGEASVNFATDEGSVTYDSSEVSLAEVFAAIRDAGYEPVSETTTIGITDMSCANCAETIDDALERTPGIVRADVNFATDEASIEYVPGAVSRRDLYQAIEDAGYTPVRDEDADSEDEARESARDAEIRKQKRLTLIGAAFAAPLLFMLLEHFFFPGVLPETVPGTDLVIGWAAFALATPVQYLLGKPFYVNSYKALVKNRTANMDVLIALGSSTAYFYSLGVLVFAVEGAGLYFDTAALILVFITLGNYLEARSKGQASEALRSLLEMEADTATIVDEDGTEREVPLEDVQVGDRMKVRPGEKIPTDGVVVEGDSAVDESMVTGESVPVSKEAGDEVVGSTINENGVLVVEATKVGEDTAIQQIVKTVKEAQSRQPEIQNLADRISAYFVPAVIANALFWGAVWYVAPTALTEFVNALPLWSVILGGPTAIGTQEFAIIVFASAVLIACPCALGLATPAATMVGTTIGAQNGVLFKGGDILERVKDVETVVFDKTGTLTTGEMRLTDVVVVDDARTDGAGTTTTEPETLDQDFVLRMAASAEQNSEHPLARAIVEGARERGIDLADADDFENVPGKGIVATVEGKEVRVGKRELLESADIDTAPAEDAMNRLESEGKTAMLVAVEDRVAGVVADADTVKDTAKEAVSALQKRGVTVHMITGDNERTARAVAEEVGIDPENVSAGVLPEDKADAVDAIQQDGTKAMMVGDGVNDAPALATAFVGTAIGSGTDVAIEAADVTLMRDDPLDVVKAIRISDGTLQKIQQNLFWALGYNTAMIPLASLGLLQPVLAAGAMALSSVSVLANSLLFRRYTPDHDYELLGWLR, encoded by the coding sequence ATGCCAGAACGGACTATCCAACTCGAAATCTCCGGCATGTCCTGTGCCAACTGCTCGTCTACGGTGCAGGACGCCGTCTCGTCGCTCGACGGGGTAGGCGAGGCGTCGGTCAACTTCGCGACCGACGAGGGCAGCGTCACCTACGACTCCAGCGAGGTGAGTCTCGCCGAGGTCTTCGCCGCCATCCGCGACGCCGGTTACGAGCCGGTCTCGGAGACCACGACCATCGGTATCACCGACATGTCGTGTGCGAACTGCGCGGAGACCATCGATGACGCGCTGGAGCGGACTCCCGGAATCGTCCGGGCCGACGTGAACTTCGCCACCGACGAGGCCAGCATCGAGTACGTCCCCGGCGCGGTCTCGCGCCGAGACCTCTACCAGGCCATCGAGGACGCGGGCTACACGCCGGTCCGCGACGAGGACGCCGACAGCGAAGACGAGGCGCGCGAGTCGGCGCGTGACGCCGAGATTCGCAAGCAGAAGCGGCTGACGCTCATCGGGGCCGCCTTCGCCGCGCCGCTGCTGTTCATGCTCCTGGAGCACTTCTTCTTCCCCGGCGTGCTCCCCGAGACGGTGCCGGGCACCGACCTCGTGATAGGCTGGGCCGCCTTCGCGCTCGCGACGCCGGTCCAGTACCTGCTCGGCAAGCCGTTCTACGTCAACTCCTACAAGGCGCTGGTGAAGAACCGGACCGCGAACATGGACGTGCTCATCGCGCTCGGGTCGTCGACGGCGTACTTCTACAGCCTCGGCGTGCTGGTGTTCGCGGTCGAGGGCGCGGGGCTGTACTTCGACACGGCCGCGCTCATCCTCGTGTTCATCACGCTCGGGAACTACCTCGAAGCCCGCTCGAAGGGGCAGGCCAGCGAGGCGCTTCGCTCCCTACTGGAGATGGAGGCCGACACCGCAACCATCGTCGACGAGGACGGGACCGAGCGCGAGGTCCCTCTGGAAGACGTGCAGGTCGGCGACCGCATGAAGGTCCGCCCCGGCGAGAAGATTCCCACCGACGGCGTGGTCGTGGAGGGTGATTCCGCGGTCGACGAGTCGATGGTCACCGGCGAATCGGTGCCCGTCTCGAAAGAGGCCGGCGACGAGGTCGTCGGGTCGACCATCAACGAGAACGGCGTGCTCGTGGTCGAGGCCACGAAGGTCGGCGAGGACACGGCCATCCAGCAGATCGTCAAGACGGTCAAGGAGGCCCAGTCGCGCCAGCCCGAGATCCAGAACCTCGCGGACCGCATCTCGGCGTACTTCGTCCCCGCGGTCATCGCGAACGCCCTGTTCTGGGGCGCGGTCTGGTACGTCGCCCCGACCGCCCTCACGGAGTTCGTGAACGCCCTGCCCCTGTGGAGCGTCATATTGGGTGGCCCGACCGCCATCGGCACGCAGGAGTTCGCCATCATCGTGTTCGCCTCCGCCGTGCTCATCGCCTGTCCCTGTGCGCTCGGGCTGGCGACCCCCGCGGCAACCATGGTCGGGACGACCATCGGCGCACAGAACGGCGTCCTGTTCAAGGGCGGTGACATCCTCGAGCGCGTCAAGGACGTCGAGACGGTCGTCTTCGACAAGACCGGGACCCTGACCACCGGTGAGATGCGCCTGACCGACGTGGTCGTGGTAGACGACGCAAGAACTGATGGGGCGGGCACCACCACGACCGAGCCCGAGACCCTGGACCAGGACTTCGTCCTGCGGATGGCCGCCTCTGCCGAGCAGAACAGCGAACACCCGCTCGCCCGGGCCATCGTCGAGGGCGCGAGAGAGCGCGGCATCGACCTCGCTGACGCCGACGACTTCGAGAACGTCCCCGGGAAGGGCATCGTCGCCACGGTCGAGGGGAAGGAGGTTCGCGTCGGCAAGCGCGAACTGCTCGAATCGGCGGACATCGACACTGCCCCCGCCGAGGACGCGATGAACCGGCTGGAGAGCGAGGGGAAGACGGCGATGCTGGTCGCGGTCGAGGACCGCGTGGCCGGCGTCGTCGCCGACGCCGACACCGTGAAAGACACCGCGAAGGAAGCCGTCTCGGCCCTCCAGAAGCGCGGCGTCACGGTCCACATGATCACCGGTGACAACGAGCGGACCGCCCGCGCGGTCGCCGAGGAGGTCGGTATCGACCCCGAGAACGTCAGTGCTGGCGTCCTCCCCGAGGACAAGGCCGACGCGGTCGACGCCATCCAGCAGGACGGCACGAAGGCCATGATGGTCGGGGACGGCGTGAACGACGCGCCCGCCCTCGCGACCGCCTTCGTCGGCACCGCCATCGGGTCCGGGACCGACGTGGCCATCGAGGCCGCCGACGTGACCCTGATGCGCGACGACCCGCTCGACGTGGTGAAGGCCATCCGCATCTCCGACGGCACGCTCCAGAAGATTCAGCAGAACCTGTTCTGGGCGCTCGGCTACAACACCGCGATGATTCCGCTGGCCTCGCTGGGCCTGCTCCAGCCCGTGCTGGCTGCGGGCGCGATGGCGCTCTCGTCGGTGTCCGTGCTCGCGAACAGCCTGCTGTTCCGGCGGTACACGCCCGACCACGAC